In a single window of the Nitrospira sp. MA-1 genome:
- the rpoN gene encoding RNA polymerase factor sigma-54: MDLRLDLRLSQKLVMTPQLQQAIKLLQLSRLELQQTLAQHLVENPLLEDLALEAQDEEPSVGEEPAGEVKGPDAESEPSGEVAEVQPTIKEGEPLSSEEWDNILGNDWRPAQRDEAYSGDEEFPSYEQTLTKPTSLEEHLDWQLRLSSLAGDDRDIGRMIIGNLDEDGYMRVPIPELAEDAKCSVEHVEGVLRQIQQFDPPGVAARDLAECLLIQLDHLQHDETELTSHLQAAVPMHVVAAILKDHLVDLQKKRYQSVAKTLSVTLDEVYEAVRVIESLEPKPGRPYFSDSNSIIIPDVYVVKYEGEWVVLLNDDGLPRLRISPYYRRLLSHSGEDAGNTKNYLEEKLKGAQWIIRSIDQRNKTIVKVVKSLVKFQEAFLEKGIQYLRPLVLKQVAEDVGMHESTISRVTTNKYLHCPQGILELKFFFNAGIQRADNRGEDMSSVTVREMIREMVAQEDAANPLKDQEIVSRLRHKNILIARRTVAKYRAELHISSASQRKRIPT, encoded by the coding sequence ATGGATCTTCGGTTAGACCTTCGGTTATCTCAAAAGTTGGTGATGACTCCCCAACTGCAACAAGCAATTAAGTTGTTGCAACTCTCTCGTTTAGAACTTCAGCAAACGTTGGCTCAACACTTAGTAGAAAATCCCCTCTTAGAAGATTTGGCCCTGGAAGCCCAGGATGAAGAACCTTCAGTGGGGGAAGAGCCCGCAGGGGAGGTGAAAGGGCCTGACGCTGAAAGTGAGCCTTCAGGTGAGGTCGCGGAGGTTCAACCAACCATCAAAGAAGGCGAGCCGTTGTCCTCCGAGGAGTGGGACAATATTTTGGGGAACGATTGGAGGCCTGCTCAGCGGGATGAGGCCTACTCGGGGGATGAAGAATTTCCTTCATATGAACAAACTCTCACCAAACCGACCTCTCTTGAGGAGCACCTGGATTGGCAACTTCGTCTCTCATCTCTTGCAGGGGATGACCGAGATATTGGCAGAATGATCATAGGAAATTTGGATGAAGACGGGTATATGCGTGTCCCAATTCCCGAATTAGCTGAAGACGCCAAATGCTCTGTTGAACATGTTGAGGGAGTGCTCCGTCAGATTCAGCAGTTTGATCCTCCAGGTGTGGCGGCTCGGGATTTAGCAGAATGCTTATTGATCCAACTGGATCACCTACAACATGATGAGACTGAACTAACCTCTCATTTGCAAGCAGCGGTGCCCATGCATGTGGTGGCTGCTATCCTGAAAGATCATTTAGTCGATCTTCAGAAAAAACGGTATCAGTCTGTAGCCAAAACATTGAGCGTGACTCTGGATGAAGTCTATGAAGCTGTTCGGGTGATAGAGAGTCTGGAACCGAAGCCAGGTCGCCCCTATTTTTCGGATAGTAACTCAATTATTATTCCAGATGTCTACGTCGTGAAGTATGAAGGGGAGTGGGTCGTGCTGTTAAATGATGATGGCCTCCCTCGATTGAGAATCAGTCCGTATTATCGGCGACTCCTTTCCCACTCCGGCGAAGATGCTGGGAATACGAAAAACTATCTTGAAGAAAAATTGAAGGGCGCACAATGGATTATTCGGAGTATTGATCAGAGGAACAAAACGATTGTGAAAGTCGTCAAAAGCCTGGTGAAGTTTCAAGAAGCTTTTTTGGAAAAGGGGATTCAGTATCTTCGGCCATTAGTCTTGAAGCAGGTGGCCGAAGATGTGGGTATGCATGAGTCAACAATTAGCCGGGTGACGACCAATAAGTATTTGCATTGCCCCCAGGGAATTCTTGAACTGAAATTCTTTTTTAATGCAGGGATTCAGCGGGCTGACAACCGTGGAGAGGATATGTCCTCTGTGACTGTTCGTGAGATGATTCGGGAGATGGTGGCACAAGAAGATGCAGCCAATCCGTTGAAAGATCAGGAGATCGTCTCCAGGCTCCGTCATAAAAATATTTTGATTGCCCGTCGAACTGTAGCGAAATATCGGGCTGAATTACATATTTCTTCTGCTAGCCAACGAAAAAGAATTCCCACATAA
- the rapZ gene encoding RNase adapter RapZ, giving the protein MHDDCGSETMPSESPQASLKNDPLPLQLMMVTGTSGSGKTQALKCLEDLGFFCVDNLPPALFQKFTELCIQPDKDVRKVALGIDIRERAFFEDLLSNLEALQSDGCHVELLFLEAHDDILVRRFSESRRPHPLLPHRPIIEGIQLERERLQSLRARAHRVLDTSEFSVHDLKAWIIKHYRERGEGQVLKLSLMSFGYKFGVPFDVDMVFDVRFLRNPHFVPDLQPLTGEHGDIQRFVLDTREAKVFLDHLKELFAFLLPMFEREQRSYVTVAFGCTGGRHRSVAMVLRMKEILNILGYDVTIHHREISKEANPG; this is encoded by the coding sequence ATGCACGATGATTGTGGAAGCGAAACGATGCCGAGTGAGTCACCTCAAGCTTCTCTGAAAAACGATCCGTTGCCACTTCAACTGATGATGGTGACGGGGACGTCGGGATCTGGCAAAACCCAAGCCTTGAAGTGCTTAGAGGATTTGGGCTTTTTCTGTGTGGATAATCTTCCACCGGCCTTATTTCAAAAATTCACTGAATTGTGTATTCAACCTGACAAAGATGTGAGGAAGGTTGCCCTGGGGATTGATATTCGTGAACGGGCTTTTTTTGAGGATCTATTGAGCAATCTCGAAGCTTTACAAAGTGATGGCTGTCACGTTGAGTTGCTTTTTTTAGAGGCACATGATGATATTTTAGTCAGGCGTTTTTCTGAATCTCGGCGTCCGCATCCATTACTCCCCCATCGACCGATTATTGAGGGCATTCAACTAGAGCGTGAACGCTTACAAAGTCTTCGGGCTAGAGCCCATCGCGTGCTGGATACGTCGGAGTTTTCCGTTCACGATCTCAAAGCCTGGATCATTAAACATTATCGAGAGAGGGGTGAAGGGCAAGTCCTGAAACTTAGTCTCATGAGTTTTGGCTATAAATTCGGAGTGCCCTTCGATGTGGATATGGTGTTTGATGTCCGTTTTCTTCGCAATCCTCATTTCGTGCCTGACCTTCAGCCTTTAACAGGGGAGCATGGCGATATTCAACGTTTTGTCCTAGACACGAGGGAGGCGAAAGTCTTTCTTGACCATTTAAAAGAATTGTTTGCTTTTTTGTTGCCAATGTTCGAAAGGGAACAACGAAGTTATGTTACCGTTGCTTTCGGGTGTACGGGTGGGAGACATCGATCGGTGGCGATGGTCCTGCGTATGAAAGAGATTTTGAATATTTTGGGCTATGACGTCACGATTCACCATCGAGAAATATCAAAAGAGGCGAATCCAGGCTAA
- the rpsM gene encoding 30S ribosomal protein S13 — translation MARIAGVELPVGKRIDVGLTYIFGIGPASSRDILQKTGVSPETRVKDLEEDEVVRLRETIDKDYDVEGDLRKEITMSIKRLMDIGTYRGLRHRKGLPVRGQRTKTNSRTRKGRRGAIGGKVRK, via the coding sequence ATGGCTCGTATCGCAGGCGTAGAATTGCCGGTAGGAAAACGGATCGATGTTGGATTAACCTATATTTTCGGAATTGGTCCTGCCAGTTCACGGGATATATTGCAAAAGACGGGTGTTTCTCCTGAAACGAGGGTGAAGGACCTAGAAGAAGATGAAGTGGTCCGTTTGAGGGAGACAATTGACAAGGATTACGACGTAGAGGGTGACCTTAGGAAAGAAATCACGATGAGTATTAAACGTTTGATGGATATCGGAACTTATCGTGGGTTACGACATCGGAAAGGTCTGCCGGTGAGAGGTCAGAGGACAAAAACAAATTCACGAACGAGAAAAGGGCGACGTGGGGCTATTGGGGGAAAAGTTAGGAAATGA
- the rpmJ gene encoding 50S ribosomal protein L36 has product MKVKSSVKPICVKCKVIRRKGVVRVLCTNPKHKQRQG; this is encoded by the coding sequence GTGAAAGTTAAATCATCAGTAAAACCAATTTGTGTTAAATGTAAGGTCATTCGCCGCAAAGGGGTTGTAAGAGTTCTATGCACAAACCCCAAGCACAAGCAGCGACAGGGGTAG
- a CDS encoding DNA-directed RNA polymerase subunit alpha — MINSMKDFQIPTKLELEKDTASPTYGKFTAEPFERGFGTTMGNSLRRVLLSSLPGAAVTSVKIEGVYHEFSTIPGVTEDVTIIILNIKALRLRLHSDKAKAIRLKKKGPGEVLAADLSVDPDVVVLNPDFHIATLDKDGLLDIELIVKPGRGYVPAERNKEEGLPIGVIPVDSVFSPIKRVNFSVESARVGRITDYDKLILEVWTDGSITPQEAVTSAAGILRNHLDICLPSEERGEPAQEEGGDESKMLINQHLFRSVNELELSVRAANCLKNANIKSIGDLVHKSENEMLKTKNFGKKSLNEIKEVLAEMGLTLGTKVSEVTESQT; from the coding sequence ATGATAAATAGCATGAAGGATTTCCAAATACCCACGAAGTTGGAATTGGAAAAGGACACTGCTTCACCTACTTATGGCAAGTTTACGGCCGAACCATTTGAGCGAGGTTTTGGAACCACCATGGGGAATTCCCTTAGGCGGGTCTTGCTTTCTTCGCTTCCTGGAGCAGCTGTCACCTCTGTAAAGATTGAGGGAGTATATCATGAGTTTTCGACCATTCCCGGTGTGACCGAGGATGTTACGATTATCATTTTGAATATTAAGGCGTTACGGTTGCGTTTGCATTCTGACAAGGCTAAGGCGATACGCCTGAAAAAGAAGGGGCCTGGGGAAGTGTTAGCCGCAGATTTATCTGTAGACCCGGACGTGGTAGTTTTGAACCCAGATTTTCATATTGCTACTTTGGATAAAGATGGGCTGTTGGATATTGAACTCATTGTGAAACCTGGACGTGGGTATGTTCCTGCTGAACGGAATAAAGAAGAAGGGTTGCCAATAGGGGTCATCCCGGTAGACTCTGTTTTTTCTCCCATTAAACGGGTTAATTTCAGTGTGGAAAGTGCTCGGGTTGGTCGGATCACAGATTATGATAAACTCATTCTGGAAGTGTGGACGGACGGAAGCATAACTCCGCAGGAAGCTGTCACCTCAGCGGCAGGAATTCTTCGCAATCATCTTGATATTTGCCTGCCATCTGAAGAAAGGGGAGAGCCAGCTCAAGAAGAGGGTGGAGATGAGAGCAAGATGTTGATTAACCAACATCTATTTCGAAGTGTAAATGAATTAGAACTGTCGGTCCGCGCTGCAAATTGCCTGAAAAATGCTAACATTAAATCAATAGGTGATTTGGTTCATAAAAGCGAAAATGAAATGTTAAAGACTAAAAACTTTGGGAAAAAATCATTGAATGAAATTAAAGAGGTCTTAGCAGAAATGGGGTTGACCTTAGGAACCAAAGTGAGTGAAGTGACAGAATCCCAAACCTGA
- the pilM gene encoding pilus assembly protein PilM — protein sequence MNAIWKGIAERVSGYSWKSQNVTGVDVGSRLLKAVTLKPRYGSPFLQGVVIEALTSRSTLDPQSDFEQDRHLVQILRKQLSPSPRTVGLTVSSSHVLLKRLTFPNMSENDLREHLALELDRYIPLDVQGAVWDVYRHNVTGPLDNGKDQALLVVAKKEFIEERMRQFQQQGMSVGFVDVDAFSLVNMVVYNYGQEGTWLIVHLGPTGILSVVMEEGHPIHIHQVSYEADWYGDLLDGMQSASESSGNGYKIGASESLLLEQFFKETIEQVIQTAKDVSEITDGGVVRGVFLSGGYSVLEGLQSRLADSLAVSVILVNPFKKIVVPQDIQQDCRFQKALPLFGVAVGAALRWLDPHD from the coding sequence ATGAATGCAATTTGGAAAGGCATAGCAGAAAGGGTCAGTGGATATTCGTGGAAAAGCCAGAATGTTACAGGCGTGGATGTGGGGTCTCGATTGTTGAAGGCAGTGACCCTAAAACCGAGATATGGCAGTCCTTTCTTACAGGGTGTTGTGATTGAAGCCCTTACCTCTAGATCTACTCTCGATCCCCAATCGGATTTTGAGCAGGACCGACATCTCGTCCAAATTCTCCGAAAACAGTTATCCCCTTCTCCTCGTACTGTGGGCCTTACGGTTTCGAGTTCTCACGTGTTGTTGAAAAGACTGACGTTTCCCAATATGTCGGAAAATGATCTTCGAGAACACCTGGCTTTGGAGCTTGACCGGTATATTCCTCTTGATGTTCAAGGTGCCGTGTGGGACGTGTATCGGCACAACGTCACAGGACCCTTGGACAATGGAAAGGATCAAGCTCTTCTGGTTGTGGCAAAAAAAGAATTTATTGAGGAACGAATGCGACAATTTCAACAGCAAGGGATGAGTGTCGGTTTTGTCGATGTGGATGCTTTCTCACTCGTGAATATGGTTGTCTATAACTATGGCCAAGAAGGAACGTGGCTGATTGTTCATCTTGGACCAACCGGCATTCTTTCGGTGGTCATGGAAGAAGGTCATCCTATACATATTCACCAAGTATCCTACGAGGCCGATTGGTATGGAGACCTGCTTGACGGGATGCAATCGGCTTCTGAAAGTTCTGGTAATGGCTATAAGATAGGAGCCTCGGAATCTTTACTTCTTGAGCAATTTTTTAAGGAGACCATCGAGCAGGTTATTCAAACTGCCAAGGATGTTTCGGAAATAACTGACGGGGGAGTCGTGAGGGGCGTATTCCTGTCAGGGGGGTATTCGGTCCTGGAAGGACTCCAATCAAGACTCGCTGATTCATTGGCTGTGTCCGTAATTCTGGTCAATCCCTTCAAAAAGATCGTGGTCCCTCAGGACATTCAACAGGATTGTCGATTTCAGAAAGCCTTGCCTTTATTTGGTGTTGCCGTTGGAGCGGCATTGCGTTGGCTCGACCCTCATGATTGA
- the lptB gene encoding LPS export ABC transporter ATP-binding protein, producing MLEARGKSLHRISAKDLKKSYKGRQVVRGVSLELLGGEVVGLLGPNGAGKTTIFDMVVGLCQPDQGKIFLNNDEITFLPMYKRARRGIGYLPQEASIFRRLSVEDNVLAVLETLDLPASGRKARLDELLEELDLTRLRRHGSYTLSGGERRRLEITRALATNPKFLLLDEPFAGIDPIAVGDIQDILTSLKRKNIGILITDHNVQDTLSITDRAYIISEGTILESGPPDVIVNSPKARAVYLGERFKMMQ from the coding sequence ATGCTTGAAGCACGTGGGAAATCTCTTCATAGAATTTCTGCCAAGGATTTAAAGAAGAGCTATAAAGGTCGACAAGTCGTTAGGGGCGTCAGTTTGGAATTGTTGGGAGGAGAAGTTGTTGGGCTTCTCGGTCCTAATGGTGCTGGCAAGACGACGATTTTTGATATGGTTGTGGGGCTTTGTCAACCTGACCAAGGGAAAATATTTCTCAACAACGATGAGATTACTTTCCTGCCCATGTACAAGCGGGCAAGGCGGGGAATTGGATATTTGCCACAAGAAGCTTCAATTTTTCGAAGGCTTTCGGTTGAGGATAATGTATTGGCAGTCTTGGAAACATTGGATCTCCCAGCGTCTGGCCGGAAAGCGAGATTAGATGAATTGTTAGAGGAGTTGGATCTGACTCGGCTTCGTAGACATGGCTCCTATACTCTCTCAGGTGGAGAGCGTCGACGTTTGGAAATTACGCGCGCATTAGCCACAAACCCAAAATTCTTACTCTTGGATGAGCCTTTTGCCGGAATTGATCCAATTGCGGTGGGGGATATTCAAGATATATTAACCAGTTTAAAAAGAAAAAATATCGGCATCCTGATTACAGACCACAATGTCCAAGATACGCTTTCCATTACCGATCGAGCCTATATAATAAGCGAAGGAACGATTTTAGAAAGTGGTCCCCCTGATGTCATTGTGAATAGTCCAAAAGCCAGGGCTGTCTACCTGGGCGAACGCTTCAAAATGATGCAATAA
- a CDS encoding LptA/OstA family protein, whose translation MPISFGWLIFAIILVHVPIVAMGEEPKASTVITSKTMTASSEKNVAIFQGAVKMVQGELVVHSDVMIVYFKEKAPSNPSAATDSGAKSESGNEINYIEAKGNVRIEKGESRATSQHALYYKSEEKVILTGSPVAWQTGTRISGPKMTMFLKENRSMVEGGTRVIIDGSEQN comes from the coding sequence ATGCCGATCTCATTCGGTTGGTTGATTTTTGCGATTATACTGGTCCACGTTCCCATTGTGGCAATGGGAGAAGAGCCAAAAGCCTCTACGGTCATTACTTCTAAGACGATGACGGCCAGTAGCGAAAAAAACGTCGCCATCTTTCAAGGAGCAGTCAAAATGGTTCAAGGCGAACTGGTGGTGCATTCTGATGTGATGATCGTGTATTTCAAAGAAAAAGCACCTTCAAATCCCTCTGCTGCAACAGATTCAGGAGCCAAATCAGAATCTGGAAATGAAATTAATTATATTGAGGCGAAAGGGAATGTGAGAATTGAAAAAGGGGAAAGTCGAGCTACCAGTCAACATGCCTTGTATTACAAATCGGAAGAAAAGGTTATCTTGACCGGTTCTCCCGTAGCCTGGCAGACCGGAACAAGAATTAGCGGTCCCAAAATGACCATGTTTTTAAAAGAAAACCGGAGTATGGTAGAAGGTGGAACCCGGGTAATAATTGATGGATCGGAGCAAAATTAG
- the lptC gene encoding LPS export ABC transporter periplasmic protein LptC codes for MQFYGTRAVLTLLVLGMTIFIGSRVINHMQTRSQDTTLVTLEEQQGADAWIQGFNYRQTRSGSTKWVVNADQAKVFDKEHVAKLETVQVHLFDGEFQKEQLKITSEKGVMNTSSNDFELISKNEKTVMTFESGYQVFSDKLTWNEEARQIHTPDQVLIKGDGLTITGTGLEGDVDKHEFHLLKNVRAELVSP; via the coding sequence ATGCAATTTTATGGTACGAGAGCCGTTTTAACTCTGCTAGTTTTAGGTATGACAATATTTATCGGAAGTCGTGTGATAAATCACATGCAAACACGAAGCCAAGACACAACTTTGGTAACATTAGAGGAACAGCAAGGAGCTGACGCGTGGATTCAGGGATTTAATTACCGCCAAACTCGATCCGGCTCCACAAAATGGGTTGTAAATGCTGATCAAGCCAAGGTCTTTGATAAAGAGCATGTAGCCAAGTTGGAAACGGTTCAAGTCCACCTTTTTGATGGAGAGTTTCAAAAGGAACAATTAAAAATTACCTCTGAAAAAGGCGTAATGAATACATCAAGCAATGACTTTGAGTTAATAAGCAAAAATGAAAAAACTGTTATGACTTTTGAGTCTGGTTATCAAGTGTTTTCAGATAAATTGACCTGGAACGAAGAAGCACGGCAGATACACACTCCGGATCAAGTGCTTATCAAAGGGGATGGCTTAACCATCACCGGAACAGGATTAGAAGGAGACGTGGATAAGCATGAGTTTCATTTGCTCAAAAATGTTCGTGCTGAGTTGGTGTCGCCATAA
- the rpsK gene encoding 30S ribosomal protein S11 has translation MSVKKGKKKDRKVLQVGIVHIMASFNNTIVTITDMTGGAVTWASAGSQGFKGSRKSTPFAATRAGEVAAKKAMEFGLRQVDVYVNGPGSGREAAVRALQSAGLRVNLIRDVTPIPHNGCRPPKRRRV, from the coding sequence ATGAGTGTTAAAAAGGGAAAAAAGAAGGATAGAAAAGTTTTACAAGTCGGTATCGTGCATATCATGGCCTCATTTAATAATACCATCGTGACGATAACGGATATGACCGGTGGGGCTGTAACTTGGGCCAGTGCCGGTAGTCAAGGATTTAAGGGGTCGAGAAAGAGCACCCCATTTGCCGCTACGCGTGCAGGTGAAGTGGCCGCAAAAAAAGCAATGGAATTTGGCCTTCGACAAGTGGATGTCTATGTAAATGGCCCTGGGTCTGGACGAGAAGCTGCAGTGAGAGCCCTTCAATCCGCTGGTTTGCGAGTCAATCTTATTCGTGATGTAACGCCGATTCCCCATAATGGGTGTCGGCCTCCTAAGCGAAGGCGAGTGTAA
- the pilO gene encoding type 4a pilus biogenesis protein PilO — translation MMAQWKALSIWHRFGFLVGVMLVCLLGNHLFVWQQMSHSLEELQQEVAHLDQERHGLLQKTDSLKAIEREINVLREILSARIQQLPEHIESKVFRRDIMEIAKRKGVTVRGWKPEGLWTELQGAEASIRIAVKVEGEFEGTVQFLDDLRQLAWVESISSIVMAGRSENENSSTLITNLVMHGLTPLGIEHVQQLLKT, via the coding sequence ATGATGGCGCAGTGGAAGGCACTATCGATCTGGCATCGATTCGGTTTTCTGGTGGGGGTGATGCTTGTCTGTCTGTTGGGTAACCACCTCTTTGTGTGGCAGCAAATGAGTCACTCGCTTGAGGAATTACAACAAGAAGTCGCTCACCTAGATCAGGAACGCCACGGGCTCCTCCAGAAAACAGACTCCTTGAAAGCCATCGAAAGAGAAATCAACGTCTTACGTGAAATTTTGTCCGCTCGAATTCAACAACTTCCTGAACATATTGAATCAAAAGTTTTTCGAAGGGATATCATGGAAATTGCGAAGCGAAAGGGTGTGACGGTTCGGGGGTGGAAGCCCGAAGGTCTTTGGACGGAACTTCAGGGTGCTGAAGCTTCGATTCGGATTGCCGTGAAAGTGGAAGGGGAATTCGAGGGAACAGTTCAATTTTTGGATGACTTGCGTCAGCTTGCATGGGTCGAAAGTATTTCTTCCATTGTCATGGCCGGAAGGTCAGAAAACGAAAATTCATCTACCCTTATCACGAATCTGGTGATGCACGGGTTAACCCCCTTAGGTATTGAACATGTTCAGCAACTGCTTAAAACATGA
- the aroC gene encoding chorismate synthase, whose amino-acid sequence MLRYLNAGESHGRGLMAVVEGVPSGLPVVADEINADLIRRQGGYGRGGRMRIEKDRIEFICGVRKGKTLGNPLGLLIWNKDWENWKDIMASEPGPPSTERVVTRPRPGHADLVGAIKYGHRDIRNVLEKASARETAIRVAIGGVAKAVLAQFDMRVVSYTMDIGGIAAPSPNDPLMAYEHAEQSDVRCHDPETAKKMIEQIRAAKHKGDSLGGIFEVVVTNVPIGLGTYAQWDRRLSARLAFAAMSIQAMKGVEIGMGFESARRFGSEVHDDIYFDKATGQFIRKSNNAGGLEGGITNGQPIVLRVAMKPIATLYTPKDSVDIETKESFEATVERSDICTVPAAGVVGEAVIAYEMANALIEKFGGDTLDEMKKNFEAYQEYVRTF is encoded by the coding sequence ATGTTGAGATATTTAAATGCGGGGGAATCCCATGGGAGAGGTCTCATGGCGGTGGTGGAGGGAGTTCCGTCCGGTTTGCCGGTCGTGGCCGATGAAATTAATGCAGATTTGATCCGTCGGCAAGGCGGATATGGTCGTGGTGGCCGGATGCGCATTGAAAAAGACCGGATTGAATTTATTTGTGGGGTTCGAAAAGGGAAAACTTTGGGAAATCCCTTAGGTCTGTTGATCTGGAATAAAGACTGGGAAAACTGGAAAGACATCATGGCGTCAGAACCTGGTCCACCCTCTACCGAACGCGTGGTGACTCGTCCACGACCGGGCCACGCAGATTTGGTTGGAGCCATCAAATATGGGCATCGGGATATCCGCAATGTGCTGGAAAAAGCCAGTGCCAGAGAAACAGCCATCAGAGTGGCTATTGGTGGAGTGGCGAAGGCGGTGCTCGCCCAGTTTGATATGCGGGTGGTCAGTTATACTATGGATATTGGAGGCATTGCGGCCCCCAGCCCGAATGACCCGTTGATGGCATATGAACATGCAGAACAATCTGATGTACGATGCCATGATCCGGAGACGGCAAAAAAAATGATTGAACAGATTCGGGCAGCCAAACATAAAGGGGACTCCTTGGGTGGAATTTTTGAAGTCGTAGTGACGAACGTTCCGATTGGGCTAGGGACTTATGCTCAATGGGATCGGCGACTGAGTGCTCGCTTGGCATTTGCTGCGATGAGTATTCAAGCTATGAAGGGGGTCGAAATTGGAATGGGTTTTGAGTCGGCCCGCCGTTTTGGCTCTGAAGTGCACGACGATATCTACTTTGATAAAGCCACAGGACAATTTATCAGAAAGTCGAACAATGCTGGTGGGTTGGAAGGCGGTATTACTAATGGGCAACCGATTGTCCTGCGAGTGGCCATGAAACCCATTGCGACCCTTTACACTCCCAAAGACAGTGTGGATATTGAAACTAAAGAATCGTTTGAGGCCACCGTGGAGCGTTCGGATATTTGTACTGTACCGGCTGCCGGTGTTGTCGGAGAAGCGGTGATTGCATATGAAATGGCCAATGCCTTAATTGAAAAATTTGGTGGAGATACGTTGGATGAAATGAAAAAAAATTTTGAGGCTTATCAAGAGTATGTCCGCACGTTTTAA
- the rpsD gene encoding 30S ribosomal protein S4: MAKYTGPVCRLCRREGVKLFLKGTRCMTEKCAIERRSYPPGQHGQSRRGRATEYGTQLREKQKLRRVYGMQERQFLNTYHRAVRRKGITGEHLLSLLERRLDNVVYRLGFASSRGQARQLVNHGHVMLNGRKVTIASVTVNVGDIIEIREKSRQLVPVQAALEITSGRGVPNWLEMERNLLKGTVQAIPTKQDIDVLVNEQIVVELYSR; this comes from the coding sequence ATGGCCAAATATACTGGTCCTGTATGTCGGTTATGTCGGCGTGAGGGAGTGAAGTTGTTTTTAAAAGGCACTAGGTGTATGACTGAAAAATGCGCAATTGAGCGTCGTAGTTATCCTCCTGGACAGCATGGGCAATCACGGCGAGGCCGTGCGACGGAATATGGCACTCAGCTAAGGGAAAAACAAAAGCTTCGGCGTGTATATGGTATGCAGGAACGACAATTCCTGAATACCTACCATCGAGCCGTCAGACGTAAGGGGATCACCGGCGAGCATTTGTTGAGCCTGCTAGAGCGAAGACTTGATAATGTTGTGTATCGCCTGGGATTTGCCTCATCACGTGGCCAAGCCAGACAGTTGGTGAATCACGGTCATGTGATGTTGAATGGCCGAAAAGTCACTATTGCTTCGGTAACCGTGAACGTCGGGGATATTATCGAAATCAGGGAGAAGAGCCGTCAGCTTGTTCCGGTCCAAGCCGCCCTGGAAATTACCAGTGGTCGGGGAGTTCCGAATTGGTTAGAGATGGAGCGGAATTTATTAAAGGGTACCGTCCAGGCCATTCCCACTAAACAGGACATTGATGTTCTGGTCAATGAACAGATTGTAGTGGAGCTGTATTCACGGTAA